A window of the Tenebrio molitor chromosome 1, icTenMoli1.1, whole genome shotgun sequence genome harbors these coding sequences:
- the LOC138122193 gene encoding dipeptidase 1, with amino-acid sequence MVNRGHGTQPDPWMLDPELRYHIQHCPCPCNHMGYGNFLDYQIPPCPRQLPIHQETSFSAVPNYVQNNFYYDYEYNASLESCSCSTDSDSSRSPVCGPWCICLVVCVIVATVAAGLSLPFALNPEIKPQTLEERLEVVHHLLKNVPLIDGHNDLPWNLRKFVHNKLSKLNLSAIEQQEPWSKSRWSQTDIPRLKQGLLGAQFWSAYVPCKAQHLDAVQITLEQIDVVKRLVDINSQHFALVRSSNELVNVHKDGRIASLIGVEGGHALGNSLAVLRTFYNLGARYLTITHSCDTPWARGTNSQHPEGLTEFGKSVIKEMNRLGMIIDLSHTSMRTAKAAINASHAPVIFSHSSAYSLCNSSRNVPDDVLKLVAHNGGIVMVNFYTYLVTCNENASIHDVIKHINHIRSVAGIDHVGIGAGYDGINMTPVGLEDVSRYPHLLAELLADPVWSEKDVSLLAGLNFLRVFEKVEEIRDKWKMAEILPTEDSAPYFQSHCTSLYS; translated from the exons ATGGTCAACAGAGGCCACGGGACCCAGCCGGACCCGTGGATGCTGGACCCGGAGCTGCGCTACCACATCCAGCATTGCCCATGTCCGTGTAACCACATGGGATATGGAAATTTCTTAGATTACCAG attCCTCCATGTCCACGACAACTGCCAATTCATCAAGAAACTTCTTTTAGTGCAGTGCCTAATTATgttcaaaataatttctactACGACTATGAATATAACGCATCTTTAGAATCATGTTCATGTAGCACCGACAGTGATTCGTCCAGAAGTCCAGTATGTGGTCCTTGGTGTATCTGCCTAGTGGTATGTGTAATTGTCGCTACAGTGGCGGCTGGTTTAAGCCTTCCTTTTGCCTTAAATCCTGAAATTAAACCCCAAACGTTAGAAGAACGTCTAGAAGTAGTCCatcatttattgaaaaacgtTCCCCTAATCGACGGACACAATGACCTGCCCTGGAACTTGCGAAAGTTTGTTCACAACAAACTGTCGAAACTAAATCTCAGTGCCATTGAACAACAAGAACCGTGGTCCAAAAGTCGCTGGTCCCAAACGGACATCCCGCGGTTGAAGCAAGGACTTCTAGGGGCTCAGTTCTGGTCAGCTTACGTGCCTTGCAAAGCTCAGCATCTAGATGCGGTGCAAATAACATTAGAACAAATAGACGTTGTTAAGCGGCTCGTCGACATCAACTCGCAACATTTCGCCCTAGTTCGAAGCTCCAACGAACTGGTAAATGTCCACAAAGATGGCCGGATCGCCTCTTTGATAGGAGTGGAAGGCGGTCATGCCTTGGGCAACTCCCTTGCGGTCCTCAGAACGTTCTACAACTTGGGAGCCAGGTACCTTACTATAACACACTCGTGCGATACGCCCTGGGCCAGAGGAACGAATTCTCAGCACCCGGAGGGCCTGACCGAATTTGGCAAGAGCGTGATCAAAGAGATGAATCGGTTGGGGATGATCATCGATCTCTCTCACACTTCCATGAGGACCGCTAAAGCTGCAATCAACGCCTCGCATGCCCCTGTCATCTTTTCCCATTCGAGCGCCTACTCCTTGTGTAATTCTTCGCGAAACGTGCCCGACGACGTCCTTAAGCTCGTGGCACACAATGGGGGGATCGTTATGGTCAACTTTTACACGTACTTGGTCACTTGCAATGAGAACGCTTCGATTCACGATGTCATCAAGCACATCAATCACATTAGGAGTGTAGCTGGCATTGATCACGTCGGAATCGGCGCCGGGTACGACGGCATTAATATGACTCCAGTAGGATTGGAAGATGTATCGAGGTATCCTCATCTGCTGGCAGAACTTCTGGCAGATCCAGTTTGGAGCGAAAAAGATGTATCGCTCCTGGCAGGACTCAACTTTTTGAGAGTTTTTGAGAAAGTCGAAGAAATCAGAGACAAATGGAAAATGGCCGAAATTCTGCCAACAGAAGATTCAGCTCCGTACTTTCAATCACACTGTACCTCTCTTTATTCCTGA